The Drechmeria coniospora strain ARSEF 6962 chromosome 02, whole genome shotgun sequence genome has a segment encoding these proteins:
- a CDS encoding putative aminopeptidase y protein, with protein sequence MKLSLGVLCTSLLGAEAAAARRPQLTPEAVAADVDWIGLKNVLGNLYTIAKNHGGNRAFGLPGYRFSMDYVLQRVRIRFDKYFHTEVQEFTQLYYQLNEISLAGPEGQDIPVFSMIYNAATPRPHGITAPLINIPVDDDRGSACFADQWNGIDASGKIALIKRGKCSVDAKAKLATAHGALAVIIYSEAGGINYPAYLTAENAGKLVPIGGVGAGVGSNWSQRLAAGEQLKVRLIVDAITEPRRCWNIISETREGDPNNVVLIGTHLDSVPTGPGINDNGSGIAALLEMVNSFRKFTGLKNKIRFAWWGAEEVGLVGSSHYASSLNETEADKIRLYMNFDTIGSRRPNYTVEANDDADRIAAAPLLEHLLLHGGLPAKIVPYSPMSSNYYGFIKLGIPTTGITAGTMFPLDNPPDPCFHEACDDIDNVSQQAVVANSRAAAYAAAKFALSLDGVPARNKTTAMARAGETLQLPYW encoded by the exons ATGAAGCTCTCCCTTGGTGTTTTGTGTACATCGCTGCTCGGTgcagaggcggcggcggcaagacgacCTCAACTGACACCAGAAGCCGTCGCGGCTGATGTCGATTGGATCGG GCTCAAGAACGTACTCGGCAACTTGTACACGATTGCCAAGAACCACGGCGGTAACCGCGCCTTCGGCTTGCCCGGCTACCGTTTCTCAATGGACTATGTGCTCCAGCGGGTGCGGATACGCTTTGACAAATATTTCCATACAGAGGTGCAAGAATTTACCCAACTGTACTACCAGTTGAATGAAATCTCCCTCGCGGGTCCGGAGGGTCAGGACATCCCCGTCTTCTCCATGATTTACAATGCAGCAACACCTCGGCCGCACGGAATAACAGCGCCGCTCATCAACATACCGGTGGATGATGACCGCGGCTCGGCATGTTTTGCAGACCAGTGGAATGGCATCGACGCCAGCGGAAAGATTGCCCTCATCAAGCGTGGCAAGTgcagcgtcgacgccaaggccaagCTCGCCACCGCCCACGGCGCCCTGGCCGTCATCATCTACAGCGAGGCGGGCGGGATAAACTACCCCGCCTATCTCACCGCCGAGAATGCCGGCAAGCTGGTCcccatcggcggcgtcggggccGGCGTGGGCTCGAACTGGAGCCAGCGCTTGGCGGCTGGAGAGCAGCTCAAGGTCAGGCTCATCGTGGACGCCATCACCGAGCCGAGGCGGTGCTGGAACATCATCTCGGAGACGAGAGAGGGTGACCCGAACAAcgtcgtcctcatcggcACCCACTTGGACAGCGTGCCGACGGGGCCGGGCATCAACgacaacggcagcggcatcgcCGCGCTGCTCGAAATGGTCAACTCCTTCAGGAAGTTTACCGGGCTCAAGAATAAGATTCGCTTCGCCTGGTGGGGAGCGGAAGA GGTCGGCCTGGTAGGGTCCAGCCATTACGCCTCGAGCTTGAACGAGACCGAGGCGGACAAGATTCGGCTCTACATGAATTTCGATACCATCGGCAGCCGCAGGCCCAACTATACCGTCGAGGCGAATGACGATGCCGATCGTATCGCCGCAGCTCCGCTTCTCGAGCACCTCCTCCTGCACGGTGGCCTGCCGGCGAAGATTGT TCCGTATTCTCCTATGTCGTCCAATTATTACGGCTTCATCAAGCTAGGCATCCCGACCACCGGCATCACGGCCGGTACCATGTTTCCGCTCGACAACCCGCCCGACCCCTGTTTCCACGAGGCCTGCGACGACATCGACAACGTCAGCcagcaggccgtcgtggccaacTCCAGGGCGGCCGcgtacgccgccgccaagttCGCCCTCAGCCTCGATGGCGTTCCGGCGAGAAAtaagacgacggcgatggcgagggcgggAGAGACGCTACAGCTTCCATACTGGTGA